A single region of the Xenopus laevis strain J_2021 chromosome 4L, Xenopus_laevis_v10.1, whole genome shotgun sequence genome encodes:
- the rpl3.L gene encoding ribosomal protein L3 L homeolog, with amino-acid sequence MSHRKFSAPRHGSLGFLPRKRCKRHRGKVKSFPKDDPSKPIHLTAFLGYKAGMTHIVREVDRPGSKVNKKEVVEAVTVVETPPMVIVGIVGYVQTPRGLRSLKTIFAEHISDECKRRFYKNWYKSKKKAFTKYCKKWQDEDGKKQLEKDFASMKKYCQVIRVIAHTQMRLLPLRQKKSHLMEIQVNGGTIAEKVDWAREKLEQQVVIGGVFGQDEMIDVIGVTKGKGYKGVTSRWHTKKLPRKTHRGLRKVACIGAWHPARVAFSVARAGQKGYHHRTEINKKIYKIGQGYHSKDGKLVKNNASTDYDLSDKSINPLGGFVHYGEVKNDFIMLKGCVIGTKKRVLTLRKSLLVQTSRRALEKIDLKFIDTTSKFGHGRFQTVEEKKAFMGPLKKDRLAKEETA; translated from the exons ATG TCTCACCGAAAGTTCTCAGCCCCCCGACATGGATCCCTGGGCTTCTTGCCCCGCAAACGTTGTAAGAGACATCGTGGCAAAGTGAAGAGCTTCCCCAAGGATGACCCAAGCAAACCCATTCACCTGACCGCTTTCTTGGGCTACAAGGCTGGCATGACTCACATTGTTCGTGAGGTCGACCGACCTGGCTCAA AGGTGAACAAGAAAGAGGTTGTGGAAGCAGTAACTGTGGTTGAAACACCTCCCATGGTAATTGTTGGTATTGTTGGCTATGTCCAGACTCCTCGTGGTCTGCGCAGCTTGAAGACCATCTTTGCTGAGCACATCAGTGATGAATGCAAGAGGCGCTTCTACAAGAACTG GTACAAATCCAAGAAGAAGGCGTTCACAAAGTACTGCAAGAAATGGCAGGATGAAGACGGAAAGAAACAGCTGGAGAAGGACTTTGCTAGCATGAAAAAGTACTGCCAAGTCATCAGGGTTATTGCCCATACACAG ATGCGTCTGCTTCCCCTGCGCCAGAAGAAGTCTCACCTCATGGAGATTCAAGTGAACGGAGGTACAATTGCAGAGAAGGTGGACTGGGCCCGTGAGAAACTGGAGCAACAAGTTGTAATTGGAGGAGTGTTCGGGCAGGATGAAATGATTGATGTGATTGGTGTCACTAAAGGAAAAGGCTACAAAG GTGTAACTAGCCGTTGGCACACAAAGAAACTGCCCCGTAAGACTCACAGAGGTCTTCGTAAAGTGGCTTGTATTGGAGCTTGGCATCCTGCCCGTGTGGCTTTCTCAGTAGCCCGTGCTGGACAGAAGGGATACCACCACCGTACAGAGATTAACAAAAAG atttacaaAATTGGCCAGGGCTACCATTCAAAGGATGGTAAACTTGTGAAGAACAATGCTTCAACAGACTACGATCTATCTGACAAGAGCATCAACCCTCTG GGTGGGTTTGTTCATTATGGAGAGGTGAAAAATGACTTTATCATGCTGAAAGGCTGTGTTATTGGGACCAAGAAGAGAGTACTCACACTGCGCAAG TCCCTCCTTGTGCAAACCAGTCGCCGTGCCCTGGAGAAGATTGATCTCAAGTTTATTGATACAACATCCAAGTTTGGGCATGGTCGTTTCCAGACAGTAGAGGAAAAGAAGGCTTTCATG GGACCACTCAAGAAAGACCGTTTGGCAAAAGAGGAAACTGCATGA